In Ovis aries strain OAR_USU_Benz2616 breed Rambouillet chromosome 17, ARS-UI_Ramb_v3.0, whole genome shotgun sequence, the following proteins share a genomic window:
- the HVCN1 gene encoding voltage-gated hydrogen channel 1 isoform X1, translating to MATWNEKGSRDPHCFTYSLFAIGDSKILANLRNEKAVTRRARVAPAERMSKFLKHFTVVGDDYHAWNINYKKWENEEEEEEEEQPPPTAASASAEEGRATDPTPAPAPVPRPRLDFRTTLRKLFSAHRFQVIIICLVVLDALLVLAELVLDLRIIQPDKNNYAPRVFHYMSLAILTFFMTEIFFKILVFRLEFFHHKFEILDAIVVVISFILDIVLLFREHEFEALGLLILLRLWRVARIINGIIISVKTRSERQLLRLKQINIQLATKIQHLEFSCSEKVRRRLGKHPVYRLFSPSQASALVGPLAQGPAFPASGFLVLSDSGQALPPPLQVRQEPPSSSVSPLCCHYWAPTK from the exons GGTTCGAGAGACCCCCATTGCTTCACATATTCACTGTTTGCTATTGGAGATTCTAAAATTCTTGCCAATCTAAGGAATGAAAAG GCAGTCACCCGCAGGGCCAGGGTGGCTCCCGCCGAGAGGATGAGCAAATTCTTGAAACACTTCACCGTCGTCGGGGACGACTACCACGCCTGGAACATCAACTACAAGAAGTGGgagaatgaggaggaggaggaggaagaagagcagCCGCCGCCCACTGCCGCCTCGGCCTCGGCCGAGGAGGGCAGAGCCACTGACCCCaccccggccccggcccctgTGCCCAGGCCCCGCCTAGACTTCAGGACCACTTTGAGGAAGCTCTTCAGCGCCCACAGGTTTCAG GTTATCATCATCTGCCTGGTCGTCCTGGACGCCCTCCTGGTGCTTGCCGAGCTTGTTCTGGACCTGAGGATCATCCAGCCCGACAAGAATAACTATGCCCCCAGG GTGTTCCACTATATGAGCCTTGCTATACTGACCTTTTTCATGAcggagattttctttaaaatattggtCTTCCGCTTGGAGTTCTTTCACCACAAGTTTGAGATCCTGGACGCCATCGTGGTGGTCATTTCCTTCATCCTTGACATCGTCCTCCTGTTCCGGGAGCATGAATTCGAGGCTCTGGGACTACTGATCCTGCTCCGGCTGTGGCGGGTGGCCCGGATCATCAATG GGATAATTATCTCGGTTAAGACACGTTCAGAACGGCAACTGTTAAGGTTAAAACAGATAAACATACAACTGGCCACCAAGATACAGCATCTTGAATTCAGCTGCTCTGAGAAGGTAAGAAGGCGCTTGGGAAAACACCCTGTTTACAGATTGTTCTCTCCCAGCCAGGCCTCTGCTCTCGTGGGGCCGTTAGCCCAGGGCCCCGCCTTCCCTgcgtcaggcttccttgtcctttcagACTCAGGTCAGGCACTGCCTCCACCCCTGCAGGTTCGCCAGGAACCCCCCTCCTCTAGTGTCTCTCCTCTCTGCTGTCACTATTGGGCCCCGACTAAGTGA
- the HVCN1 gene encoding voltage-gated hydrogen channel 1 isoform X4 — protein sequence MATWNEKGSRDPHCFTYSLFAIGDSKILANLRNEKAVTRRARVAPAERMSKFLKHFTVVGDDYHAWNINYKKWENEEEEEEEEQPPPTAASASAEEGRATDPTPAPAPVPRPRLDFRTTLRKLFSAHRFQVIIICLVVLDALLVLAELVLDLRIIQPDKNNYAPRVFHYMSLAILTFFMTEIFFKILVFRLEFFHHKFEILDAIVVVISFILDIVLLFREHEFEALGLLILLRLWRVARIINGIIISVKTRSERQLLRLKQINIQLATKIQHLEFSCSEKEQEIERLNKLLRQHGLLGEVN from the exons GGTTCGAGAGACCCCCATTGCTTCACATATTCACTGTTTGCTATTGGAGATTCTAAAATTCTTGCCAATCTAAGGAATGAAAAG GCAGTCACCCGCAGGGCCAGGGTGGCTCCCGCCGAGAGGATGAGCAAATTCTTGAAACACTTCACCGTCGTCGGGGACGACTACCACGCCTGGAACATCAACTACAAGAAGTGGgagaatgaggaggaggaggaggaagaagagcagCCGCCGCCCACTGCCGCCTCGGCCTCGGCCGAGGAGGGCAGAGCCACTGACCCCaccccggccccggcccctgTGCCCAGGCCCCGCCTAGACTTCAGGACCACTTTGAGGAAGCTCTTCAGCGCCCACAGGTTTCAG GTTATCATCATCTGCCTGGTCGTCCTGGACGCCCTCCTGGTGCTTGCCGAGCTTGTTCTGGACCTGAGGATCATCCAGCCCGACAAGAATAACTATGCCCCCAGG GTGTTCCACTATATGAGCCTTGCTATACTGACCTTTTTCATGAcggagattttctttaaaatattggtCTTCCGCTTGGAGTTCTTTCACCACAAGTTTGAGATCCTGGACGCCATCGTGGTGGTCATTTCCTTCATCCTTGACATCGTCCTCCTGTTCCGGGAGCATGAATTCGAGGCTCTGGGACTACTGATCCTGCTCCGGCTGTGGCGGGTGGCCCGGATCATCAATG GGATAATTATCTCGGTTAAGACACGTTCAGAACGGCAACTGTTAAGGTTAAAACAGATAAACATACAACTGGCCACCAAGATACAGCATCTTGAATTCAGCTGCTCTGAGAAG GAACAAGAAATTGAGAGACTTAACAAGCTGTTGAGACAGCACGGACTTCTCGGGGAGGTGAACTAG
- the HVCN1 gene encoding voltage-gated hydrogen channel 1 isoform X2 has protein sequence MATWNEKAVTRRARVAPAERMSKFLKHFTVVGDDYHAWNINYKKWENEEEEEEEEQPPPTAASASAEEGRATDPTPAPAPVPRPRLDFRTTLRKLFSAHRFQVIIICLVVLDALLVLAELVLDLRIIQPDKNNYAPRVFHYMSLAILTFFMTEIFFKILVFRLEFFHHKFEILDAIVVVISFILDIVLLFREHEFEALGLLILLRLWRVARIINGIIISVKTRSERQLLRLKQINIQLATKIQHLEFSCSEKVRRRLGKHPVYRLFSPSQASALVGPLAQGPAFPASGFLVLSDSGQALPPPLQVRQEPPSSSVSPLCCHYWAPTK, from the exons GCAGTCACCCGCAGGGCCAGGGTGGCTCCCGCCGAGAGGATGAGCAAATTCTTGAAACACTTCACCGTCGTCGGGGACGACTACCACGCCTGGAACATCAACTACAAGAAGTGGgagaatgaggaggaggaggaggaagaagagcagCCGCCGCCCACTGCCGCCTCGGCCTCGGCCGAGGAGGGCAGAGCCACTGACCCCaccccggccccggcccctgTGCCCAGGCCCCGCCTAGACTTCAGGACCACTTTGAGGAAGCTCTTCAGCGCCCACAGGTTTCAG GTTATCATCATCTGCCTGGTCGTCCTGGACGCCCTCCTGGTGCTTGCCGAGCTTGTTCTGGACCTGAGGATCATCCAGCCCGACAAGAATAACTATGCCCCCAGG GTGTTCCACTATATGAGCCTTGCTATACTGACCTTTTTCATGAcggagattttctttaaaatattggtCTTCCGCTTGGAGTTCTTTCACCACAAGTTTGAGATCCTGGACGCCATCGTGGTGGTCATTTCCTTCATCCTTGACATCGTCCTCCTGTTCCGGGAGCATGAATTCGAGGCTCTGGGACTACTGATCCTGCTCCGGCTGTGGCGGGTGGCCCGGATCATCAATG GGATAATTATCTCGGTTAAGACACGTTCAGAACGGCAACTGTTAAGGTTAAAACAGATAAACATACAACTGGCCACCAAGATACAGCATCTTGAATTCAGCTGCTCTGAGAAGGTAAGAAGGCGCTTGGGAAAACACCCTGTTTACAGATTGTTCTCTCCCAGCCAGGCCTCTGCTCTCGTGGGGCCGTTAGCCCAGGGCCCCGCCTTCCCTgcgtcaggcttccttgtcctttcagACTCAGGTCAGGCACTGCCTCCACCCCTGCAGGTTCGCCAGGAACCCCCCTCCTCTAGTGTCTCTCCTCTCTGCTGTCACTATTGGGCCCCGACTAAGTGA
- the HVCN1 gene encoding voltage-gated hydrogen channel 1 isoform X3, whose product MSKFLKHFTVVGDDYHAWNINYKKWENEEEEEEEEQPPPTAASASAEEGRATDPTPAPAPVPRPRLDFRTTLRKLFSAHRFQVIIICLVVLDALLVLAELVLDLRIIQPDKNNYAPRVFHYMSLAILTFFMTEIFFKILVFRLEFFHHKFEILDAIVVVISFILDIVLLFREHEFEALGLLILLRLWRVARIINGIIISVKTRSERQLLRLKQINIQLATKIQHLEFSCSEKVRRRLGKHPVYRLFSPSQASALVGPLAQGPAFPASGFLVLSDSGQALPPPLQVRQEPPSSSVSPLCCHYWAPTK is encoded by the exons ATGAGCAAATTCTTGAAACACTTCACCGTCGTCGGGGACGACTACCACGCCTGGAACATCAACTACAAGAAGTGGgagaatgaggaggaggaggaggaagaagagcagCCGCCGCCCACTGCCGCCTCGGCCTCGGCCGAGGAGGGCAGAGCCACTGACCCCaccccggccccggcccctgTGCCCAGGCCCCGCCTAGACTTCAGGACCACTTTGAGGAAGCTCTTCAGCGCCCACAGGTTTCAG GTTATCATCATCTGCCTGGTCGTCCTGGACGCCCTCCTGGTGCTTGCCGAGCTTGTTCTGGACCTGAGGATCATCCAGCCCGACAAGAATAACTATGCCCCCAGG GTGTTCCACTATATGAGCCTTGCTATACTGACCTTTTTCATGAcggagattttctttaaaatattggtCTTCCGCTTGGAGTTCTTTCACCACAAGTTTGAGATCCTGGACGCCATCGTGGTGGTCATTTCCTTCATCCTTGACATCGTCCTCCTGTTCCGGGAGCATGAATTCGAGGCTCTGGGACTACTGATCCTGCTCCGGCTGTGGCGGGTGGCCCGGATCATCAATG GGATAATTATCTCGGTTAAGACACGTTCAGAACGGCAACTGTTAAGGTTAAAACAGATAAACATACAACTGGCCACCAAGATACAGCATCTTGAATTCAGCTGCTCTGAGAAGGTAAGAAGGCGCTTGGGAAAACACCCTGTTTACAGATTGTTCTCTCCCAGCCAGGCCTCTGCTCTCGTGGGGCCGTTAGCCCAGGGCCCCGCCTTCCCTgcgtcaggcttccttgtcctttcagACTCAGGTCAGGCACTGCCTCCACCCCTGCAGGTTCGCCAGGAACCCCCCTCCTCTAGTGTCTCTCCTCTCTGCTGTCACTATTGGGCCCCGACTAAGTGA